Below is a window of Escherichia coli DSM 30083 = JCM 1649 = ATCC 11775 DNA.
GAGTAACCGTACATCCTGTCAGCGTTATTAAGGAAAGAGTCAGAATCAGAAGTCTCATGGTCCAGCCAGAAGAGTAAAAGAAAGCAGTATTTTACGCGTTACAGCGCTGCGACAATGGCCGGAAAAGACGCCTGGCAGGCGCTATTTCTTGCCATCTGTATGTGTTAGAAATTGGGGGGGCTGCTTTTTGATTATCATTTTTATAACATTAAAGAGGTATTTATGTGATTTACATCACATAAAGATTGATTTTTGTGATGGTTGTCATATTATAAATGTAAAGACAATAACACCTGTATAACAAATGGTCGGAGTACCGCGATGAAACTGCGCAAGATCCTGAAAAGTATGTTCAATAACTATTGCAAGACGTTCAAAGACGTACCGCCAGGCAATATGTTCCGATAACAAAAAACCTGCTCCGGCAGGTTTTTTTGTGTTCTGATGACGGTGGATGTGACTATCGCTGAAGATGTGAAGCCGCTACTATAAAGGCTTTCAAAATGCTATCAGGAGTTTACGATGTCCCAGCCGCTGAATGCCGATCAGGAACTGGTTTCTGATGTGGTTGCTTGCCAGTTGGTTATCAAACAAATTCTGGATGTTCTCGATGTGATCGCGCCCGTTGAAGTTCGCGAAAAAATGTCCAGCCAGCTGAAGAATATCGACTTTACTAACCATCCCGCCGCCGCAGACCCGGTCACCATGCGGGCAATCCAAAAAGCCATCGCGTTGATTGAACTCAAGTTTACCCCACAGGGCGAATCCCATTAAAAAACCGCTGCTTCAAAAAAATGAGGCAGCGGTTTCTCAAAAACTTCATCGGCGCAATGCATTAGCGCCGATGATGATCAATGTAGCTGATGCGACACGACATTCAGAACATGTTGGTCGGTCTGCACAGGACACATACCAGCAAGTTTCGCACTGCGCACTTCATCAAGAATGGTTTGCAGTAACAGGCCATCATGCTGCTGTTCTTTTTCCAGATCGCGCAGGAAATTGACGGTTGAATCATCATTCAGTTCTTTCGCTTCATCGGCTAACTGCGCCAGCGTGCTTGAACGTTGCTCGTATTCTTCCATCGTTTTTTGGAACAGTTCTTCCAGAGAGTTCAGTTTTTCACCGGGAACATCAATGGCTTTAACGATGGGGGTAGCGCCGACACTCTTCATAAAGTTAAACATGCGCATCATTTGGGTCACATTACTCTGTGCCTGGGCGCGAAGGAAAGTGGCGGTGCCGTTCAGACTCTGTTCAGAACACCAGTTACTCAGGTGAAGGTAGAGATTGGATGCGTAAAACTCGCGGTTCATTTGAGAGTTGAGTTTGAGAAGCATTCCAGCGGTTGCCATACCTAATATCCTTATATCCAGAAGTGGAGAGGTGCAAGATAAATCAAAACACCATAATTACTGTTTGCAGAATAATTCCTTTCTGCCGGTCCGAAATGTGATCGTGGAGTCAATTCTGACGATGATCTGAAATAAGAATAACGTCTGAACGGGTATAAGAAAATGCTTAAATCATCAAGTTTATATATTTTTACATTTCATTGATGAAATCAATGTAACTGTAATGAATTTTAATGATGGTGCTTTTTGTATCTTGTTGATATTAATCGATGAATTTGAATTCATGATGAAGCAATGATTTTATAAAACGTTTTTTCATTTTTGCGATATAGCTCTCATTATACGTGTTCTGTTAATTAATGAGTACAGTGATAATTAATGGCGAAATGAATGACGCGCATTTTCCACATCTTTAAGTTGCGGTTATTACACCATTGCAAAAACTCAACGCCAGGTAATGAGGCCTATTGACTGGTTAAAAAGAAGACATCCCGCATGGGTACCAAAGACAACAAGGACTTCCAGGCTAATCTTATGGATTATTCTGCTGTGCACTCGATAATTTGTCTGACAAATTCGCTTTTCCTTATGTCTTTTCCCGCTAAATTTATGCACGTTTTCACTGTAATTCTGCGATGTGATATTGCTCTCCTATGGAGAATTAATTTCTCGCTAAAACTATGTCAACACAGTCACTTATCTTTTAGTTAAAAGGTAATGCTTTGTTTTCCGATTAATTTAACGAATGTCATTCGTTTTTGCCCTACACAAAACGACACTAAAGCTGGAGAGAACCATGCACAAATTTACTAAAGCCCTGGCAGCCATTGGTCTGGCAGCCGTTATGTCACAATCCGCTATGGCGGAGAACCTGAAGCTCGGTTTCCTGGTGAAGCAACCGGAAGAGCCGTGGTTCCAGACCGAATGGAAGTTTGCCGATAAAGCCGGGAAGGATTTAGGGTTTGAAGTTATTAAGATTGCCGTGCCGGATGGCGAAAAAACATTGAACGCTATCGACAGCCTGGCTGCCAGTGGCGCGAAAGGTTTCGTTATTTGTACTCCGGACCCGAAACTCGGCTCTGCCATCGTGGCGAAAGCGCGTGGCTACGATATGAAAGTCATTGCCGTGGATGACCAGTTTGTTAACGCCAAAGGTAAGCCAATGGATACCGTTCCGCTGGTGATGATGGCTGCGACCAAAATTGGCGAACGTCAGGGCCAGGAACTGTATAAAGAGATGCAGAAACGTGGCTGGGATGTCAAAGAAAGCGCGGTGATGGCGATTACCTCCAACGAACTGGATACGGCTCGTCGCCGTACTACGGGGTCTATGGATGCGCTGAAAGCTGCAGGATTCCCGGAAAAACAAATTTATCAGGTACCTACCAAATCTAACGACATCCCGGGGGCATTTGACGCTGCCAACTCAATGCTGGTTCAACATCCGGAAGTTAAACATTGGCTGATTGTCGGTATGAACGACAGCACCGTGCTGGGCGGCGTACGCGCGACGGAAGGTCAGGGCTTTAAAGCGAGCGATATCATCGGTATCGGTATTAACGGTGTGGATGCGGTGAGTGAACTGTCTAAGGCACAGGCAACCGGCTTCTACGGTTCCCTGCTGCCAAGCCCGGACGTACATGGTTATAAGTCCAGCGAAATGCTTTACAACTGGGTTGCAAAAGGTGTTGAACCGACCAAATTCACCGAAGTTACCGACGTGGTGCTGATCACGCGTGACAACTTTAAAGAAGAACTGGAGAAAAAAGGTTTAGGCGGTAAGTAATTTGCCGGAAAAATTCCCCTCTGCATGATGCAGAGGGGGTGTGAACGACCAGTGATTCACGGAGACGTTATGCAACAGTCTACCCCGTATCTCTCATTTCGCGGCATCGGTAAAACGTTTCCCGGCGTTAAGGCGCTGACGGATATTAGTTTTGACTGCTATGCCGGTCAGGTTCATGCGTTGATGGGTGAAAATGGCGCAGGAAAATCAACTCTCTTAAAAATCCTCAGCGGAAACTATGCGCCAACCACGGGTTCTGTAGTGATTAATGGGCAGGAAATGTCCTTTTCCGACACGACCGCAGCACTTAACGCGGGTGTGGCGATTATTTATCAGGAACTGCATCTCGTGCCGGAAATGACCGTCGCGGAAAACATCTATCTCGGCCAGCTGCCGCATAAAGGCGGCATTGTGAATCGTTCATTGCTGAATTATGAGGCAGGTTTACAAATTAAACATCTTGGTATGGATATTGACCCGGACACGCCGCTGAAATATCTCTCCATTGGTCAGTGGCAGATGGTTGAAATCGCCAAAGCGCTGGCGCGTAACGCCAAAATTATCGCCTTTGATGAGCCAACCAGCTCCCTCTCTGCCCGCGAAATCGACAATCTTTTCCGCGTTATTCGTGAACTGCGAAAAGAGGGGCGGGTGATCTTATACGTTTCTCACCGTATGGAAGAAATATTTGCCCTCAGCGATGCCATCACCGTCTTTAAAGATGGGCGTTATGTCAAAACCTTTACCGATATGCAGCAGGTTGACCACGACGCACTGGTGCAGGCGATGGTCGGGCGCGACATTGGCGATATCTACGGCTGGCAACCGCGTAGTTATGGCGAGGAGCGGCTGCGTCTTGATGCTGTGAAAGCACCAGGCGTGCGTACGCCAATAAGTCTGGCGGTTCGCAGTGGAGAAATTGTCGGTCTGTTTGGTCTGGTCGGGGCAGGGCGTAGCGAATTAATGAAAGGCATGTTTGGCGGGACGCAAATCACCGCCGGTCAGGTTTATATCGACCAACAGCCGATCGATATTCGTAAACCGAGCCACGCCATTGCCGCAGGCATGATGCTCTGCCCGGAAGATCGCAAAGCGGAAGGCATTATTCCCGTGCACTCCGTTCGCGACAATATCAACATCAGTGCCAGACGTAAACATGTGCTTGGCGGTTGTGTAATCAACAACGGTTGGGAAGAAAACAATGCCGATCACCACATTCGTTCGCTCAACATCAAAACGCCGGGCGCTGAGCAACTGATCATGAATCTCTCAGGCGGAAATCAGCAAAAAGCCATTCTGGGCCGCTGGTTATCGGAAGAGATGAAGGTCATTTTGCTGGATGAACCTACGCGTGGCATTGATGTTGGTGCTAAGCATGAAATTTACAACGTGATTTATGCGCTGGCGGCGCAGGGTGTGGCGGTGCTGTTTGCCTCCAGCGACTTACCTGAAGTCCTCGGCGTTGCCGACCGGATTGTGGTGATGCGGGAAGGCGAAATCGCCGGTGAATTGTTACACGAGCAGGCAGATGAGCGTCAGGCACTGAGCCTTGCGATGCCTAAAGTCAGCCAGGCAGTTGCCTGAGTAAGGAGAGTATGATGTCTTCTGTTTCTACATCGGGTTCTGGAGCACCTAAGTCGTCATTCAGCTTTGGGCGTATCTGGGATCAGTACGGCATGCTGGTGGTGTTTGCGGTGCTTTTTATCGCCTGTGCCATTTTTGTCCCAAATTTTGCCACCTTCATTAATATGAAAGGGTTGGGCCTGGCAATTTCTATGTCGGGGATGGTGGCGTGTGGCATGTTGTTCTGCCTTGCTTCCGGTGACTTTGACCTTTCTGTCGCCTCCGTAATTGCCTGTGCGGGTGTCACCACTGCGGTGGTTATCAACCTGACTGAAAGCCTGTGGATTGGCGTGGCAGCGGGTTTGTTGCTGGGCGTTCTCTGTGGCCTGGTCAATGGCTTTGTTATCGCCAAACTGAAAATAAATGCCCTCATCACGACTCTGGCAACGATGCAGATTGTTCGAGGTCTGGCGTACATCATTTCAGACGGTAAAGCGGTCGGTATCGAAGATGAAAGCTTCTTTGCCCTTGGTTACGCCAACTGGTTCGGTCTGCCTGCGCCAATCTGGCTCACCGTCGCGTGTCTGATCATCTTTGGCTTGCTGCTGAATAAAACCACCTTTGGTCGTAATACCCTGGCGATTGGCGGGAACGAAGAGGCTGCGCGTCTGGCGGGTGTACCGGTTGTTCGCACCAAAATTATTATTTTTGTTCTCTCTGGCCTGGTATCAGCGATAGCCGGAATTATTCTGGCTTCACGTATGACCAGTGGGCAGCCAATGACGTCGATTGGTTATGAGCTGATTGTGATCTCCGCCTGCGTTTTAGGTGGCGTTTCTCTGAAAGGCGGCATCGGAAAAATCTCATATGTGGTGGCGGGTATCTTAATTTTAGGCACCGTGGAAAACGCCATGAACCTGCTTAATATCTCTCCTTTCGCACAGTACGTAGTTCGCGGCTTAATCCTGCTGGCAGCGGTGATTTTCGACCGTTACAAGCAAAAAGCGAAACGCACTGTCTGATGCTTTTTTCTACAACAATTTAGCATTTTTTCCCACCACAGCCAGCCGCCACAACGGTTGGCTGTTCTTCGTTGCAAATGGCGACCCCCGTCACACTGTCTATACTTACATGTCTGTAAAGCGCGTTCTGCGCAACACAATAAGAAAAGAGAAGGAGGAGAACCGGGTGACAGAACCGTTAACCGAAACCCCTGAACTATCCGCGAAATATGCCTGGTTTTTTGATCTCGATGGAACGCTGGCGGAAATCAAACCGCATCCCGATCAGGTCGTCGTGCCTGACACTATTCTGCAAGGACTTCAGCTACTGGCAACCGCAAGTGATGGTGCATTGGCATTGATTTCAGGGCGCTCAATGGTGGAGCTTGACGCACTGGCAAAACCTTATCGCTTCCCGTTAGCGGGCGTGCATGGGGCGGAGCGCCGTGACATCAATGGTAAAACGCATATCGTTCATCTGCCGGATGCGATTGCGCGTGATATTAGCGTGCAACTGCATACGGTCATCGCCCAGTATCCCGGCGCGGAGCTGGAGGCGAAAGGGATGGCTTTTGCGCTGCATTATCGCCAGGCTCCGCAGCATGAAGACGCATTAATGACATTAGCGCAACGTATTACTCAGATCTGGCCACAAATGGCGTTACAGCAGGGAAAGTGTGTTGTCGAGATCAAACCGAAAGGTACCAGTAAAGGTGAGGCGATTGCTGCCTTTATGCAGGAAGCTCCCTTTATCGGGCGAACGCCCGTATTTCTGGGCGATGATCTGACCGATGAATCTGGCTTCGCAGTCGTTAACCGGCTGGGCGGAATGTCAGTAAAAATTGGCACAGGTGCAACTCAGGCATCATGGCGACTGGCGGGCGTGCCGGATGTCTGGAGCTGGCTTGAAATGATAACCACCGCATTACAACAAAAAAGAGAAAATAACAGGAGTGATGACTATGAGTCGTTTAGTCGTAGTATCTAACCGGATTGCACCACCAGACGAGCACGCCGCCAGTGCCGGTGGCCTTGCCGTTGGCATACTGGGGGCACTGAAAGCCGCAGGTGGACTGTGGTTTGGCTGGAGCGGTGAAACAGGGAATGAGGATCAGCCGCTAAAAAAGGTGAAAAAGGGTAACATTACGTGGGCCTCTTTTAACCTCAGCGAACAGGACCTTGACGAATACTACAACAAATTCTCCAATGCCGTTCTCTGGCCCGCTTTTCATTATCGGCTCGATCTGGTGCAATTTCAGCGTCCTGCCTGGGATGGCTATCTACGCGTAAATGCGTTGCTGGCAGATAAATTACTGCCGCTGTTGCAAGACGATGACATTATCTGGATCCACGATTATCACCTGTTGCCCTTTGCGCATGAATTACGCAAACGGGGCGTGAATAATCGCATTGGTTTCTTTCTGCATATTCCTTTCCCGACACCAGAAATCTTCAACGCGCTGCCGACATATGACACCTTGCTTGAACAGCTTTGTGAATATGATTTGCTGGGTTTCCAGACGGAGAACGATCGTCTGGCGTTCCTGGATTGCCTTTCTAACCTGACCCGCGTCACGACACGTAGCGCAAAAAGCCATACGGCCTGCGGCAAAGCGTTTCGAACGGAAGTTTACCCGATCGGCATTGAGCCGAAAGAAATAGCGAAACAGGCTGCCGGTCCACTGCCGCCAAAACTGGCGCAACTCAAAGCAGAACTGAAAAACGTACAAAATATCTTTTCTGTCGAACGACTGGATTATTCCAAAGGTTTGCCGGAGCGTTTTCTCGCCTATGAAGCGTTACTGGAAAAATATCCGCAACATCACGGTAAAATTCGTTATACCCAGATCGCGCCAACGTCTCGTGGTGATGTGCAAGCCTATCAGGATATTCGTCATCAGCTCGAAAATGAAGCCGGACGAATTAATGGTAAATATGGGCAATTAGGCTGGACGCCGCTTTATTATTTGAATCAGCATTTTGACCGTAAATTACTGATGAAAATATTCCGCTACTCTGACGTGGGCTTAGTGACGCCACTGCGTGACGGGATGAACCTGGTGGCAAAAGAGTATGTTGCCGCTCAGGACCCAGCCAACCCGGGCGTTCTTGTTCTTTCGCAATTTGCGGGAGCGGCAAACGAGTTAACGTCGGCGTTAATTGTTAATCCCTACGATCGTGACGAAGTTGCAGCTGCGCTGGATCGTGCATTGACTATGTCGCTGGCGGAACGTATTTCCCGTCATGCAGAAATGCTGGACGTTATCGTGAAAAACGATATTAACCACTGGCAGGAGTGCTTCATTAGCGACCTAAAGCAGATAGTTCCGCGAAGCGCGGAAAGCCAGCAGCGCGATAAAGTTGCTACCTTTCCTAAGCTTGCGTAGGTGCGGTTAATCTCCCGTAAGTGGAACTAACAGCACATCGACCTCACTTGAGGTAATCACTCTTTTCGCCGAGCAGGATGCTCGCGAAAAGAAACTGTGATTGTGATTACCGCAAATCACCAAATCGAAATGATGTTTGCGACAAACTTCCAGAATATGTTCGCTTAACTCACCGTAGGCAATAAACGTCTTGTCAACGGGATACCCCGCATCCTGAATTAACTTATCAAGAAAGCTTTGCGTTTCTTCCTGCATCACATTGCGTAAATCTTCAAGCATCGGCGCAGCTAATTGATTGTACATTTCCGGGTCGGAAGCGAGAGTAATTAAACTGATGTGTCCCTTTACTGGCCTGGCGATAGATACCGCTTTTGCCAGCAGTTGCTGACTTTCCGGTGTAACCGCAACGGCGACAAGAATATTGCTATAGCTCATAACCTGTTCCTTATTCTGTGAACTTCAGGTGACATTAAAGCTTTACTCCTAATGGAGAAACGACGCAATCCCAACTCAGTTAAACAGGTAAATATTAGTCTGGTCATTAGTAAATACAATTAATCAATTGCTCTTGGTTATCATATGATTTCAACTGTATTTATAAGAAAATAATGTACTGATTTCCCATATTGAACAAGTGGTTAATATATGTAAAACATTTTATTAACATTGGGTTGATTGTTGCCTTTCTTTGTAGTTAATTAGTTTGTTGTGCGGTAAGTGTTTGTTTAAAAATGGCTTATCTGGTATTGCATTAAAGCGATTATTTATAGCAGATGATTATTTACGGTGAGTTATTTTAACTGTGCGCAACATCCCATTTCGATTATTCCTGTTTCATTTTTGCTTGCCAGTGTAGCGAAAAATTTTTTAACAGATTGAAATACACCCAAAACAAAAGTATGACTTATACATTTATGTTAAGTAATTGAGCGTTTTGTGTGATCTGCATCACACATTATTGAAAATCGCAGCCCCCCTCCGTTGTATGTGCGTGTAGTGACGAGTACAGTTGCGTCGATTTAGGAAAAATCTTAGATAAGTGTAAAGACCCCCTTCTATTTGTAAGGACTTATTAAACCAAAAAGGTGGGTCTGCTTATTGCAGCTTATCGCAACTATTCTAATGCTAATTATTTTTTACCGGGGCTTCCCGGCGACATCACGGGGTGCGGTGAGACCGCATAAAAATAAAGTTGGTTATTCTGGGTGGGAATAATGCATACCTCCGAGTTGCTGAAACACATTTATGACATCAACTTGTCATATTTACTACTTGCACAGCGTCTGATTGTTCAGGACAAAGCGTCCGCTATGTTTCGTCTCGGCATAAATGAAGAAATGGCGACAACGTTAGCGGCACTGACTCTTCCGCAAATGGTTAAGCTGGCAGAAACCAATCAACTGGTTTGTCACTTCCGTTTTGACAGCCACCAGACGATTACTCAGTTGACGCAAGATTCCCGCGTTGACGATCTCCAGCAAATTCATACCGGCATCATGCTCTCAACACGCTTGCTGAATGATGTTAATCAGCCTGAAGAAGCGCTGCGCAAGAAAAGGGCCTGATCATGAGTGAAAAAAGCATTGTTCAGGAAGCGCGGGATATTCAGCTGGCAATGGAATTGATCACCCTGGGCGCTCGTTTGCAGATGCTGGAAAGCGAAACACAGTTAAGTCGCGGACGTCTGATAAAACTCTATAAAGAACTGCGCGGAAGCCCACCGCCGAAAGGCATGCTGCCATTTTCAACCGACTGGTTTATGACCTGGGAACAAAACGTTCATGCTTCGATGTTCTGTAATGCATGGCAGTTTTTACTGAAAACTGGCTTGTGTAATGGCGTCGATGCGGTGATCAAAGCCTACCGTTTATACCTTGAACAGTGCCCGCAAGCAGAAGAAGGACCGCTGCTGGCATTAACCCGTGCCTGGACATTGGTGCGGTTTGTTGAAAGTGGATTACTGCAACTTTCCAGCTGCAACTGCTGCGGCGGCAATTTTATTACCCATGCTCACCAGCCTGTTGGCAGCTTTGCCTGCAGCTTATGTCAGCCGCCATCCCGGGCAGTAAAAAGACGTAAACTTTCCCAGAATCCTGCCGATATTATCCCACAACTGCTGGATGAACAGAGAGTACAGGCTGTTTAACTGATACGGTGTGGCGAAACATTCCAGCAGCGGTAACGATGTACCGCTGCTTTCTTTTGCCCCTATCGCGTGTTAACGCCTGACGACTGAACATCCTGTCATGGTCAACAGTGGAAGGATGATGTCGTGCTTATCTTATTAGGTTACCTGGTTGTTCTCGGTACAGTTTTCGGCGGTTATTTGATGACCGGTGGAAGCCTTGGAGCACTCTATCAACCCGCTGAACTGGTGATTATTGCCGGTGCAGGGATTGGGTCGTTTATCGTCGGCAATAATGGCAAAGCGATTAAAGGCACGCTGAAGGCGCTGCCGTTGCTGTTTCGTCGCTCCAAATACACCAAAGCAATGTATATGGATCTGCTGGCTCTGCTTTATCGGTTGATGGCGAAATCGCGGCAGATGGGGATGTTTTCGCTGGAACGCGATATTGAAAATCCCCGTGAGAGCGAGATCTTCGCCAGCTACCCACGCATCCTTGCGGATAGCGTCATGCTTGAATTTATCGTCGATTATCTGCGCCTGATTATCAGCGGTCACATGAACACCTTCGAAATCGAAGCTCTGATGGATGAAGAGATTGAGACGCACGAAAGCGAGGCAGAAGTCCCGGCGAACAGTCTGGCGCTGGTCGGGGACTCACTTCCGGCGTTTGGTATTGTTGCGGCTGTAATGGGGGTCGTTCACGCGTTAGGTTCAGCCGATCGTCCTGCCGCCGAGCTGGGGGCGCTTATCGCTCATGCGATGGTGGGGACTTTCCTCGGTATTTTATTGGCTTACGGATTTATTTCCCCATTAGCGAGTGTTTTACGTCAGAAAAGCGCCGAAACCAGCAAAATGATGCAGTGCGTCAAAGTCACTCTGCTTTCTAATCTGAACGGTTACGCACCGCCTATCGCCGTTGAGTTTGGTCGCAAAACGCTCTATTCCAGCGAACGTCCGTCGTTTATTGAGCTGGAAGAGCATGTGCGTGCGGTGAAAAATCCGCAACAACAGACGACAACCGAGGAAGCATGAAGAATCAAGCGCATCCGATTATTGTCGTCAAACGACGCAAAGCCAAAAGCCACGGAGCAGCACATGGATCGTGGAAGATTGCTTATGCCGACTTTATGACCGCAATGATGGCCTTTTTTCTGGTGATGTGGCTGATCTCTATCTCCAGTCCAAAAGAGCTGATTCAGATTGCGGAGTACTTCCGGACTCCGCTGGCGACAGCGGTTACGGGTGGCGATCGCATTTCTAATAGTGAAAGCCCAATTCCCGGCGGTGGTGATGATTACACCCAAAGCCAGGGGGAAGTGAATAAGCAGCCGAACATCGAAGAGCTGAAAAAACGCATGGAGCAAAGTCGATTGCGGAAATTGCGTGGCGATCTCGACCAGTTGATTGAGTCCGATCCGAAACTGCGGGCGTTACGTCCACATCTCAAAATCGATCTGGTCCAGGAAGGTCTACGTATTCAGATCATCGATAGCCAGAATCGCCCGATGTTTAGAACTGGCAGTGCCGACGTCGAACCCTATATGCGCGACATTCTGCGCGCCATCGCGCCCGTACTGAACGGTATTCCCAACCGAATTAGCCTCTCGGGTCATACCGATGATTTTCCCTACGCCAGCGGTGAGAAAGGTTACAGCAACTGGGAGCTTTCTGCCGATCGTGCCAATGCATCCCGCCGCGAACTGATGGTTGGTGGGTTGAATGGCGGCAAAGTGTTACGTGTCGTCGGCATGGCGGCAACGATGCGCTTAAGCGATCGCGGACCTGATGATGCCGTCAACCGTCGCATCAGCCTGCTGGTACTGAACAAACACGCCGAACAGGCCATTTTGCATGAAAACGCCGAAAGCCAGAATGAGCCAGTAAGCGCCCTGGAAAAACCTGAGGTTGCACCACAGGTCAGTGTTCCCACAATGCCATCAGCCGAACCGAGGTGACAGCGTGAGCATGGATATAAGCGATTTTTATCAGACATTTTTTGATGAAGCGGACGAACTGTTGGCTGATATGGAGCAGCATCTGCTGGTTTTGCAGCCGGAAGCGCCAGATGCCGAACAGTTGAATGCCATCTTTCGGGCTGCCCACTCGATCAAAGGAGGGGCAGGAACCTTTGGCTTCAGCGTTTTGCAGGAAACCACGCATCTGATGGAAAACCTGCTCGATGAAGCCAGACGAGGTGAGATGCAACTCAACACCGACATTATCAATCTGTTTTTGGAAACGAAGGACATCATGCAAGAACAGCTCGACGCTTATAAACAGTCGCAAGAGCCGGATGCCGCCAGCTTCAATTATATCTGCCAGGCCTTACGTCAACTGGCATTAGAAGCGAAAGGCGAAACGCCATCCGCAGTGACCCGATTAAGTGTGGTTGCCAAAAGTGAACCGCAAGATGAGCAGAGTCGTAGTCAGTCACCGCGACGAATTATCCTTTCGCGCCTGAAGGCCGGCGAAGTCGACCTGCTGGAAGAAGAGTTGGGGCATCTGACAACGTTAACTGACGTGGTGAAAGGGGCGGATTCTCTCTCGGCAATATTACCGGACGACATCGCCGAAGATGACATCACTGCGGTACTCTGTTTTGTGATTGAAGCCGATCAGATTACCTTTGAAACAGTAGACGTCTCGCCAAAAATATCCACCCCACCAATGCTTAAACTGGCAGCCGAACAAGCGCCAATCGGTCGCGTGGAGCGGGAAAAAACGACGCGCAGCAGTGAATCCACCAGCATCCGTGTAGCGGTAGAAAAGGTTGATCAATTAATTAACCTCGTCGGTGAGCTGGTCATCACCCAGTCCATGCTTGCCCAGCGTTCCAGCGAACTGGACCCGGTTAATCATGGTGATTTGATTACCAGCATGGGGCAGTTACAACGTAACGCCCGTGATTTGCAGGAATCAGTGATGTCGATTCGCATGATGCCGATGGAATATGTCTTTAGTCGTTATCCCCGGCTGGTGCGTGATCTGGCGGGAAAACTCGGCAAGCAGGTA
It encodes the following:
- the araF gene encoding arabinose ABC transporter substrate-binding protein AraF, translating into MHKFTKALAAIGLAAVMSQSAMAENLKLGFLVKQPEEPWFQTEWKFADKAGKDLGFEVIKIAVPDGEKTLNAIDSLAASGAKGFVICTPDPKLGSAIVAKARGYDMKVIAVDDQFVNAKGKPMDTVPLVMMAATKIGERQGQELYKEMQKRGWDVKESAVMAITSNELDTARRRTTGSMDALKAAGFPEKQIYQVPTKSNDIPGAFDAANSMLVQHPEVKHWLIVGMNDSTVLGGVRATEGQGFKASDIIGIGINGVDAVSELSKAQATGFYGSLLPSPDVHGYKSSEMLYNWVAKGVEPTKFTEVTDVVLITRDNFKEELEKKGLGGK
- the azuC gene encoding stress response protein AzuC, producing MKLRKILKSMFNNYCKTFKDVPPGNMFR
- the yecJ gene encoding DUF2766 family protein YecJ; this translates as MSQPLNADQELVSDVVACQLVIKQILDVLDVIAPVEVREKMSSQLKNIDFTNHPAAADPVTMRAIQKAIALIELKFTPQGESH
- the araH gene encoding arabinose ABC transporter permease AraH, yielding MSSVSTSGSGAPKSSFSFGRIWDQYGMLVVFAVLFIACAIFVPNFATFINMKGLGLAISMSGMVACGMLFCLASGDFDLSVASVIACAGVTTAVVINLTESLWIGVAAGLLLGVLCGLVNGFVIAKLKINALITTLATMQIVRGLAYIISDGKAVGIEDESFFALGYANWFGLPAPIWLTVACLIIFGLLLNKTTFGRNTLAIGGNEEAARLAGVPVVRTKIIIFVLSGLVSAIAGIILASRMTSGQPMTSIGYELIVISACVLGGVSLKGGIGKISYVVAGILILGTVENAMNLLNISPFAQYVVRGLILLAAVIFDRYKQKAKRTV
- the ftnB gene encoding non-heme ferritin-like protein codes for the protein MATAGMLLKLNSQMNREFYASNLYLHLSNWCSEQSLNGTATFLRAQAQSNVTQMMRMFNFMKSVGATPIVKAIDVPGEKLNSLEELFQKTMEEYEQRSSTLAQLADEAKELNDDSTVNFLRDLEKEQQHDGLLLQTILDEVRSAKLAGMCPVQTDQHVLNVVSHQLH
- the otsA gene encoding alpha,alpha-trehalose-phosphate synthase, which gives rise to MSRLVVVSNRIAPPDEHAASAGGLAVGILGALKAAGGLWFGWSGETGNEDQPLKKVKKGNITWASFNLSEQDLDEYYNKFSNAVLWPAFHYRLDLVQFQRPAWDGYLRVNALLADKLLPLLQDDDIIWIHDYHLLPFAHELRKRGVNNRIGFFLHIPFPTPEIFNALPTYDTLLEQLCEYDLLGFQTENDRLAFLDCLSNLTRVTTRSAKSHTACGKAFRTEVYPIGIEPKEIAKQAAGPLPPKLAQLKAELKNVQNIFSVERLDYSKGLPERFLAYEALLEKYPQHHGKIRYTQIAPTSRGDVQAYQDIRHQLENEAGRINGKYGQLGWTPLYYLNQHFDRKLLMKIFRYSDVGLVTPLRDGMNLVAKEYVAAQDPANPGVLVLSQFAGAANELTSALIVNPYDRDEVAAALDRALTMSLAERISRHAEMLDVIVKNDINHWQECFISDLKQIVPRSAESQQRDKVATFPKLA
- the otsB gene encoding trehalose-phosphatase; translation: MTEPLTETPELSAKYAWFFDLDGTLAEIKPHPDQVVVPDTILQGLQLLATASDGALALISGRSMVELDALAKPYRFPLAGVHGAERRDINGKTHIVHLPDAIARDISVQLHTVIAQYPGAELEAKGMAFALHYRQAPQHEDALMTLAQRITQIWPQMALQQGKCVVEIKPKGTSKGEAIAAFMQEAPFIGRTPVFLGDDLTDESGFAVVNRLGGMSVKIGTGATQASWRLAGVPDVWSWLEMITTALQQKRENNRSDDYESFSRSI
- the araG gene encoding arabinose ABC transporter ATP-binding protein AraG, encoding MQQSTPYLSFRGIGKTFPGVKALTDISFDCYAGQVHALMGENGAGKSTLLKILSGNYAPTTGSVVINGQEMSFSDTTAALNAGVAIIYQELHLVPEMTVAENIYLGQLPHKGGIVNRSLLNYEAGLQIKHLGMDIDPDTPLKYLSIGQWQMVEIAKALARNAKIIAFDEPTSSLSAREIDNLFRVIRELRKEGRVILYVSHRMEEIFALSDAITVFKDGRYVKTFTDMQQVDHDALVQAMVGRDIGDIYGWQPRSYGEERLRLDAVKAPGVRTPISLAVRSGEIVGLFGLVGAGRSELMKGMFGGTQITAGQVYIDQQPIDIRKPSHAIAAGMMLCPEDRKAEGIIPVHSVRDNINISARRKHVLGGCVINNGWEENNADHHIRSLNIKTPGAEQLIMNLSGGNQQKAILGRWLSEEMKVILLDEPTRGIDVGAKHEIYNVIYALAAQGVAVLFASSDLPEVLGVADRIVVMREGEIAGELLHEQADERQALSLAMPKVSQAVA